The following are from one region of the Mycolicibacterium diernhoferi genome:
- a CDS encoding nitrate/nitrite transporter: MLKTSRNRDIVHWDAEDVDAWEGTDGRTPGKDIAKRNLIWSIFAEHVGFSVWSIWSVMVLFMPQDVYGIDAAGKFYLVAMPTLVGAFMRIPYTIAPARFGGRNWTVVSALLLLIPLAMTLWVMAQPGTSYTTFMVVAAFAGLGGGNFASSMANINAFYPQRLKGWALGLNAGGGNIGVPFIQLIGLLVIATVSNTAPYLVCAIYLVLVGLAAVGAALFMDNLGNQRSNLSAMAEALRYKDSWVMSFLYIGTFGSFIGFSFAFGQVLQINFLAGGDTPAQASLHAAQIAFLGPLLGSISRPFGGKLADRIGGGKITLYVFVAMIFAAGILVAAGVLDDSMAGAPTGAQMIAYVAGFILLFILSGLGNGSTYKMIPSIFEAKAQGHDEWSKDEKAAWSRSMSGALIGFAGAIGALGGVFINIVLRMSYVSDAKSATNAFWVFLGFYVVCAFVTWFVFLRMGAARQSPADGRLPESAVTA, from the coding sequence GTGCTCAAGACAAGCCGCAACCGAGACATCGTGCACTGGGATGCCGAAGATGTCGACGCCTGGGAGGGCACCGACGGCCGGACCCCCGGCAAGGACATCGCGAAACGCAATCTGATCTGGTCGATCTTCGCCGAGCACGTGGGCTTCTCGGTGTGGTCCATCTGGTCGGTGATGGTGCTGTTCATGCCGCAGGACGTGTACGGCATCGACGCTGCCGGCAAGTTCTACCTGGTGGCCATGCCCACCCTGGTCGGCGCCTTCATGCGTATCCCGTACACCATCGCGCCCGCCCGATTCGGTGGCCGCAACTGGACGGTCGTCAGCGCACTGCTGCTGCTGATCCCGCTGGCGATGACGCTGTGGGTGATGGCCCAGCCGGGCACCTCCTACACCACCTTCATGGTCGTCGCGGCGTTCGCCGGCCTGGGCGGCGGCAACTTCGCCTCCTCGATGGCCAATATCAACGCCTTCTACCCGCAGCGACTCAAGGGCTGGGCGCTGGGCCTCAACGCCGGCGGCGGCAACATCGGCGTGCCCTTCATCCAGTTGATCGGCCTGCTGGTGATCGCCACCGTCAGCAACACCGCCCCCTACCTGGTGTGCGCGATCTATCTGGTGCTGGTCGGCCTGGCCGCGGTCGGGGCCGCGCTGTTCATGGACAACCTCGGCAACCAGCGTTCGAATCTGAGTGCCATGGCAGAAGCATTGCGCTACAAGGATTCCTGGGTGATGAGCTTCCTCTACATCGGGACCTTCGGCTCGTTCATCGGGTTCTCGTTCGCATTCGGTCAGGTGCTGCAGATCAACTTCCTGGCCGGCGGTGACACCCCCGCCCAAGCCTCGCTGCACGCCGCGCAGATCGCATTCCTGGGTCCGCTGCTGGGCTCGATCTCGCGTCCATTCGGCGGCAAGCTGGCCGACCGCATCGGCGGCGGGAAGATCACCCTGTACGTCTTCGTGGCGATGATCTTCGCCGCGGGCATCCTGGTGGCCGCCGGCGTGCTGGACGACTCGATGGCGGGGGCACCGACCGGGGCCCAGATGATCGCCTACGTGGCCGGATTCATCCTGCTGTTCATCCTGTCCGGTCTGGGCAACGGCTCGACCTACAAGATGATCCCGTCGATCTTCGAGGCCAAGGCGCAGGGCCACGACGAGTGGAGCAAGGACGAGAAGGCCGCCTGGTCGCGCAGCATGTCCGGCGCACTGATCGGCTTCGCCGGGGCGATCGGCGCACTGGGCGGCGTATTCATTAACATCGTGCTGCGGATGTCCTACGTCAGCGACGCGAAGTCGGCCACCAACGCGTTCTGGGTGTTCCTCGGCTTCTACGTGGTCTGCGCGTTCGTCACCTGGTTCGTCTTCCTGCGGATGGGCGCGGCCCGCCAGAGCCCCGCGGACGGCCGGCTGCCCGAATCCGCCGTCACCGCTTGA
- a CDS encoding bifunctional nitrate reductase/sulfite reductase flavoprotein subunit alpha produces the protein MTAPGTTRTACSYCGVGCGVEVSTAPDPGTGLPVIAKVSGDKLHPANFGRLCTKGATHAELMAATDNRLTTALVRGTRGGQPTPMPVDEAVAEAGRRLRAILDTHGPDAVALYVSGQMSLEAQYLATKLAKGYLRTVHIESNSRLCMASAGTGYKQSLGADGPPGSYTDFESADLFLVIGANMADCHPILFLRMADRLKAGAKLIVVDPRRTATADRADLYLAITPGTDLALLNGLLYLLVENGDIDQDFIAEHTEGWDTMPAFLADYPPDRVAEITGIPAADIRAAAAMIAAAGEWMTCWTMGLNQSTHGTWNTNAICNLHLATGAICRPGSGPMSLTGQPNAMGGREMGYMGPGLPGQRVVLSAEDRAFCEEQWGLEPGTIRPDVGPGTVAMFEQAAAGQIKACWVICTNPVASVPNRDTVIRGLETAELVITQDAYRDTATNRYADIMLPAALWAETDAVMINSERNLTLLPQSVPPAGEARADWELICGVAEYLGFGDDFAYKSSAQIFDEIRRFANPRTGYDLRGASYERLRETPLQWPCPPGDDHDRHPIRYLNDGVSQTLHVDEHGHRPRLAFATPSRRARFFARPHMDARELPDDEYPMVLNTGRLQHQWHTMTKTGQVAKLNKLNGAPFVEIHPEDAAVLGITGRHRVELTSRRGRAVLPVLITDRVQPGNVWAPFHWNDEHGEHLTVNALTNDAVDADSLQPELKVCAVRLRPVATERPDPLGLAGTAPEFSQDERCYLAGFFTGLDAHPVGVPVLPPTAPVRAQVRLWVDGLLAGTYSRATGETGVEPDDETGPMVLWASQTGNAEEFAARLAGRLPGARLVTMNEAALEDVAAAEQVVFVTSTFGDGGPPDNGAEFWERLASPDAPALHGVRYAVLGIGDKAYDNFCGHAKSLDARLTDLGASRTLQRVDCEIYDEVPMAAWAEQLVADLGCSDTRGTSAPAVPAPLNRNAPVLAPLCRNTRLTPLSARKEVRQFGFDISEHVAERGVGYSVGDSLGVFVTNAQESVTAWLAATGLSGNEVIEVDGADTDLRSALTSSYDICRITPNLLGFVAENCREARQLRKRRDSLDGWLEGRNGLDIVEEFALRADPVQWQDALVRLTPRQYSISSSPLVSPNEIHLTVSVVRYRSARGAIRGGVASTHLADRAASVPVFVQRSPNFRPPAESSTPMIMVGPGTGIAPFRGFLQERRALGHTGRNWLFFGDQHRAENFYYREELEQWVADGLLNHLDLAFSRDQANRIYVQHKMLDAGAELWRWMEDGAHVYVCGDATRMARDVDDTLTKIIRTYGSMSAEAAHDYKKELVATKRYVRDVY, from the coding sequence ATGACGGCACCCGGCACCACCCGCACCGCGTGCTCCTATTGCGGAGTGGGCTGCGGCGTGGAGGTGAGCACCGCCCCGGATCCGGGCACCGGGCTGCCCGTCATCGCGAAGGTCAGCGGAGACAAGCTGCACCCCGCCAACTTCGGCCGGCTGTGCACCAAGGGGGCCACCCACGCCGAGTTGATGGCCGCGACCGACAACCGGCTGACCACCGCACTGGTCCGCGGAACCCGGGGTGGACAACCCACACCGATGCCGGTGGACGAGGCGGTCGCCGAAGCGGGCCGGCGGCTACGCGCCATTCTCGACACCCACGGCCCCGACGCCGTCGCGCTGTACGTGTCCGGGCAGATGTCGCTGGAGGCCCAGTACCTGGCCACCAAACTGGCCAAGGGCTACCTGCGCACCGTGCACATCGAGTCGAACTCCCGGCTGTGCATGGCCAGCGCCGGCACCGGATACAAGCAATCCCTGGGCGCCGACGGCCCGCCCGGCTCCTACACCGACTTCGAGTCCGCCGACCTGTTCCTCGTCATCGGCGCGAACATGGCGGATTGCCATCCGATCCTGTTCCTGCGGATGGCCGACCGGCTCAAGGCGGGCGCCAAGCTCATCGTGGTGGACCCGCGGCGCACCGCCACCGCCGACCGGGCCGACCTGTACCTGGCGATCACGCCCGGCACCGATCTGGCGCTGCTCAACGGGCTGCTGTACCTGCTGGTCGAAAATGGGGACATCGACCAGGATTTCATCGCCGAGCACACCGAGGGCTGGGACACCATGCCGGCGTTTCTGGCCGACTATCCGCCGGACCGGGTCGCCGAGATCACCGGGATCCCGGCGGCCGACATCCGTGCCGCGGCCGCGATGATCGCCGCAGCGGGGGAGTGGATGACCTGCTGGACGATGGGCCTGAACCAGAGCACGCACGGCACCTGGAACACCAACGCCATCTGCAATCTGCACCTGGCCACCGGCGCCATCTGCCGCCCCGGCAGCGGCCCCATGTCTCTGACCGGTCAGCCCAACGCCATGGGCGGGCGTGAAATGGGCTACATGGGGCCCGGATTGCCCGGCCAGCGCGTCGTGCTCTCGGCTGAGGACCGGGCCTTCTGCGAGGAGCAGTGGGGGCTGGAGCCGGGCACCATCCGCCCCGATGTCGGACCCGGCACGGTGGCGATGTTCGAGCAGGCCGCCGCCGGTCAGATCAAGGCGTGCTGGGTCATCTGCACCAATCCGGTTGCCAGCGTGCCCAATCGGGACACCGTTATCCGTGGGCTGGAGACCGCCGAGCTGGTGATCACCCAGGACGCCTACCGCGACACCGCCACCAACCGCTACGCCGACATCATGCTGCCCGCCGCCCTGTGGGCCGAAACCGACGCGGTGATGATCAACTCGGAGCGCAATCTGACGCTGCTGCCGCAGTCGGTGCCACCGGCCGGTGAGGCCAGAGCGGACTGGGAGCTGATCTGCGGTGTGGCCGAATACCTGGGTTTCGGAGATGATTTCGCCTACAAGTCCAGCGCGCAGATCTTCGACGAGATCCGCCGGTTCGCCAACCCGCGCACCGGATACGACCTGCGCGGCGCCAGCTACGAGCGGTTGCGCGAGACGCCGCTGCAATGGCCCTGCCCGCCCGGGGACGATCATGATCGCCATCCCATCCGGTACCTCAACGACGGGGTTTCCCAGACGTTGCACGTCGACGAGCACGGGCATCGGCCCCGGCTGGCGTTCGCCACCCCGTCGCGGCGCGCCAGGTTTTTCGCCCGGCCGCACATGGACGCCCGCGAACTTCCCGACGACGAGTACCCGATGGTGCTGAACACCGGGCGCCTGCAGCACCAGTGGCACACCATGACCAAGACCGGACAGGTGGCCAAGCTCAACAAGCTCAACGGCGCGCCCTTCGTCGAGATCCACCCCGAAGACGCTGCGGTGCTGGGGATCACCGGACGGCATCGGGTCGAGCTCACCTCCCGGCGCGGCCGGGCCGTGCTGCCGGTCCTCATCACCGATCGGGTGCAGCCCGGCAACGTGTGGGCACCGTTCCACTGGAACGACGAGCACGGTGAGCACCTCACGGTCAACGCGCTGACCAATGACGCCGTCGACGCCGATTCGCTGCAGCCCGAGCTGAAGGTCTGCGCGGTCCGGCTGCGCCCCGTCGCAACCGAGCGGCCCGACCCGCTCGGACTGGCCGGCACGGCACCGGAATTCAGCCAGGACGAACGGTGCTATCTGGCCGGCTTCTTCACCGGCCTGGATGCCCACCCCGTCGGGGTACCGGTGCTGCCGCCGACGGCTCCGGTGCGGGCGCAGGTCCGGCTGTGGGTCGACGGTCTGCTCGCCGGAACCTACTCGCGGGCCACCGGCGAGACCGGTGTCGAACCCGACGACGAAACCGGACCGATGGTGTTGTGGGCATCCCAGACCGGCAACGCCGAGGAGTTCGCCGCCCGACTGGCCGGACGGCTGCCCGGCGCCCGCCTGGTCACCATGAACGAGGCCGCCCTCGAGGACGTCGCGGCCGCCGAACAGGTGGTGTTCGTCACCAGTACATTCGGTGACGGCGGACCGCCGGACAACGGCGCTGAGTTCTGGGAGCGCCTCGCATCCCCGGACGCGCCGGCCCTGCACGGAGTGCGCTACGCAGTGCTGGGCATCGGCGACAAGGCCTACGACAACTTCTGCGGGCACGCCAAATCCCTGGATGCCCGGTTGACCGACCTCGGCGCCAGCCGGACCCTGCAGCGCGTCGACTGCGAGATCTACGACGAGGTGCCGATGGCGGCCTGGGCCGAGCAGCTGGTCGCCGATCTGGGCTGCAGCGATACCCGGGGCACATCGGCTCCCGCGGTTCCGGCGCCGCTGAACCGAAACGCCCCGGTGCTCGCCCCGCTGTGCCGCAACACCCGGCTCACCCCGTTGTCGGCACGGAAAGAGGTGCGACAGTTCGGCTTCGACATCTCCGAACACGTCGCCGAGCGCGGTGTGGGCTATTCCGTCGGCGACTCGCTCGGCGTGTTCGTCACCAACGCGCAAGAGTCGGTGACGGCCTGGCTGGCCGCGACCGGACTCTCCGGCAACGAGGTCATCGAGGTCGACGGCGCCGACACCGATCTGCGCAGTGCGCTGACCTCGTCCTACGACATCTGCCGGATCACCCCCAACCTGTTGGGCTTCGTCGCCGAGAACTGCCGGGAGGCCAGGCAACTACGCAAGCGCCGGGACAGCCTCGACGGCTGGTTGGAGGGCCGAAACGGGCTCGACATCGTCGAGGAGTTCGCCCTGCGGGCCGACCCGGTCCAATGGCAGGACGCGCTGGTCCGACTGACTCCGCGGCAGTACTCGATCAGTTCCAGTCCGCTGGTCAGCCCCAACGAGATACATCTGACCGTGTCGGTGGTGCGCTACCGCAGCGCGCGGGGCGCCATCCGGGGCGGGGTGGCGTCCACCCACCTGGCCGACCGGGCCGCGTCGGTGCCGGTGTTCGTGCAGCGCTCGCCCAATTTCCGGCCGCCCGCCGAATCGTCGACCCCGATGATCATGGTCGGCCCGGGCACCGGGATCGCCCCCTTCCGCGGCTTCCTGCAGGAACGGCGCGCCCTCGGACACACGGGCCGCAATTGGCTGTTCTTCGGCGACCAGCACCGCGCCGAGAACTTCTACTACCGCGAAGAACTGGAGCAGTGGGTGGCCGATGGGCTGCTCAACCACCTCGACCTGGCGTTCTCCCGTGACCAGGCCAACCGGATCTATGTGCAGCACAAGATGCTTGACGCCGGCGCCGAACTGTGGCGCTGGATGGAGGACGGCGCGCATGTCTACGTCTGCGGTGACGCCACCCGGATGGCCCGCGACGTCGACGACACGCTGACGAAGATCATCCGCACGTACGGGTCGATGTCCGCCGAGGCCGCCCACGACTACAAGAAGGAACTCGTCGCGACGAAACGGTACGTCCGCGACGTGTACTGA
- the lgt gene encoding prolipoprotein diacylglyceryl transferase, with amino-acid sequence MTVTTLAYIPSPAQGVWYLGPVPLRAYALCIIVGIVAALVIGDRRWEARGGERGVIYDIALWAVPFGLVGGRLYHVLTDWPTYFGAGGAGLGAAFRIWDGGLGIWGAVALGAVGAWIACRRRGIPLPAFGDAIAPGIILAQAIGRLGNYFNQELYGRATDLPWGLEIYERVDAAGFRDTLNGVSTGKLVAVVHPTFLYELLWNLLIFALLIWADRRFKLGHGRVFALYVAGYCLGRFWIELMRSDTATLIAGIRVNSFTATFVFIAAVVYIMAAPKGREDPASLRGNAPADRDAAAEEPATEVIAAGAMTGVVAAATAAGADEAGADEAGADEDEGTAASQEPDLAVVDAAEEADEVEEGVATEVLVVAEADQEADGSAEAELADELDAEEEAAAEESEAEKSVAEAEGEAEAEALESEADIEAEAEAEAELADALDAEEEAATEESAAEAEAEVEAEALESEADIEAEAEAEELEGQADEDADSETEAEAETEVAEAEATDEAELEEAEAEAEAEELESEADLAEDAEQDTPAVDESTGEAEAVESVVSDEAEAEEIVAEVLESVDAATAEAEDVDGDEVEAEDVEAESGSATEESEPPAAPQAPAATPAAAGKTSRRPRWLRRKG; translated from the coding sequence ATGACGGTGACGACCCTGGCCTACATCCCGAGCCCCGCTCAGGGTGTCTGGTACCTCGGCCCCGTCCCGCTCCGCGCCTACGCCCTGTGCATCATCGTCGGCATCGTCGCCGCGCTCGTCATCGGTGACCGTCGCTGGGAGGCCCGCGGCGGCGAGCGTGGCGTGATCTACGACATCGCCTTGTGGGCGGTGCCGTTCGGTCTGGTCGGTGGCCGGCTCTATCACGTCCTGACCGACTGGCCGACCTACTTCGGGGCGGGTGGCGCCGGGCTCGGTGCGGCATTCCGGATCTGGGACGGCGGTCTCGGAATCTGGGGTGCGGTGGCGCTCGGTGCCGTCGGTGCGTGGATCGCCTGCAGGCGGCGCGGTATTCCGCTGCCCGCGTTCGGTGATGCGATTGCACCGGGAATCATCCTGGCGCAGGCGATCGGTCGGCTCGGCAACTACTTCAACCAGGAACTCTACGGGCGCGCCACAGATCTGCCGTGGGGCCTGGAGATCTACGAGCGGGTCGATGCCGCCGGATTCCGGGACACCCTCAACGGGGTGTCCACCGGGAAGCTGGTGGCCGTCGTGCACCCGACGTTCCTGTACGAACTGCTGTGGAATCTGCTGATTTTCGCGCTGCTGATCTGGGCGGACCGGCGCTTCAAGCTCGGCCACGGCAGGGTGTTCGCGCTGTACGTGGCCGGGTACTGCCTGGGCCGGTTCTGGATCGAGTTGATGCGCAGCGATACCGCGACGCTGATCGCCGGGATCCGGGTCAACTCGTTCACCGCGACATTCGTGTTCATCGCCGCCGTCGTCTACATCATGGCGGCGCCCAAGGGTCGTGAGGATCCGGCGAGCTTGCGGGGCAACGCCCCGGCCGATCGGGATGCCGCGGCCGAGGAACCAGCCACCGAGGTGATCGCGGCGGGCGCGATGACCGGTGTCGTCGCAGCGGCCACGGCCGCGGGTGCGGACGAGGCGGGTGCGGACGAGGCGGGTGCGGACGAGGACGAAGGCACCGCCGCTTCCCAGGAGCCCGACCTCGCCGTCGTGGACGCCGCCGAAGAGGCCGATGAGGTCGAAGAGGGCGTCGCTACCGAAGTGCTCGTGGTGGCCGAGGCCGACCAGGAGGCCGACGGGTCGGCGGAAGCAGAGCTGGCCGACGAACTCGACGCCGAGGAGGAGGCCGCAGCCGAAGAGTCTGAGGCCGAGAAGTCGGTGGCGGAAGCCGAGGGCGAAGCCGAAGCGGAAGCGCTTGAGTCCGAAGCCGATATCGAGGCCGAGGCCGAAGCAGAAGCGGAGCTGGCCGACGCGCTCGACGCCGAAGAGGAAGCCGCTACCGAAGAATCGGCGGCTGAAGCCGAGGCCGAGGTGGAAGCCGAAGCGCTTGAGTCCGAAGCCGATATCGAGGCCGAGGCCGAAGCCGAAGAGCTCGAGGGCCAAGCCGACGAGGACGCCGACTCGGAGACCGAAGCCGAAGCCGAAACCGAGGTGGCCGAAGCGGAAGCCACCGACGAAGCCGAACTCGAAGAGGCCGAGGCTGAAGCAGAAGCCGAAGAACTCGAGTCCGAAGCCGATTTGGCCGAAGACGCTGAGCAGGACACCCCGGCAGTCGACGAGTCCACGGGTGAAGCGGAGGCTGTCGAATCTGTCGTCTCCGATGAGGCCGAGGCCGAAGAGATCGTCGCCGAGGTGCTCGAATCGGTCGATGCTGCCACCGCCGAAGCCGAAGACGTCGACGGCGATGAAGTCGAGGCCGAAGACGTCGAAGCCGAATCCGGTTCGGCCACTGAAGAGTCCGAGCCACCGGCCGCTCCGCAAGCGCCTGCTGCCACCCCCGCTGCTGCTGGTAAGACTTCTCGTCGCCCGCGGTGGTTGCGGCGGAAGGGCTGA
- a CDS encoding excinuclease ABC subunit UvrA, whose amino-acid sequence MSDEPDTYVRVYASRVHNLRGVDVAAPRDAFVVFTGVSGSGKSSLAFGTIYAEAQRRYFESVAPYARRLLLPNDAPKVDDITGLPPAVALQQRRGATSSRSTVGTVTTLSNLLRMLMSRAGTYPPGATERLDSDAFSSNTVVGACPDCHGLGRIHRVTEQTLVHDPTLTIREGAVSAWPGAWQGQNLRDILITLGYDIDKPWRKLPKRQRDWILFTDEQPTVEIDPSRHPVTAEYYYNGTFSSAERHIRHTLANSQSAMMRRRALQYVDSIDCPACGGAGLRPEALAVTFAGHNIAELVALPLQMLADVLEPAATRTEFDAAYESTESGEHTEVATMIAADLVARIAVLVDLGLGYLSLNRRTPSVSPGELQRLRLASQLRAGLFGVLYVLDEPSAGLHPADAETLLEVLDRLRRAGNSLFVVEHDMDVVRRADWIVDVGPGAGEQGGDVLYSGPVAGLADVERSITRRYLFDARPTSRTTTRTPTGTLSLRGIAFHNLRGVDVDIPLGTFVAVTGVSGSGKSTLVCKVLGDVIARELGISEPVEDSGDGDTELLDIDQDASIGVRVDGAEVIDRLVTVDQKPIGRTPRSNLATYTGLFDAVRKAFADTEEARRRGWSAGRFSFNVAAGRCDTCQGEGFVAVELLFLPGTYARCPACGGARYSDETLEVTYRDRTIADVLAMTVDEAGEFLADLPSAARSLATLRDVGLGYLRLGQPATELSGGEAQRIKLATELQRAKRGHTVYVLDEPTTGLHPADVELLEAQLHRLVDAGNTVVVAEHDMSVVAGADHVIDLGPGGGDAGGTVVVAGTPRRVAAHKTSRTAPYLAAALT is encoded by the coding sequence GTGAGCGACGAACCAGACACCTACGTCCGGGTGTACGCCTCCCGCGTGCACAATCTGCGTGGCGTGGACGTCGCCGCCCCACGCGACGCGTTCGTGGTGTTCACCGGCGTATCCGGATCGGGCAAGTCCTCGCTGGCATTCGGCACCATCTACGCCGAGGCACAGCGACGCTACTTCGAATCCGTGGCGCCGTATGCCCGCCGGTTGCTGCTGCCCAACGACGCGCCCAAGGTCGACGACATCACCGGTCTACCGCCCGCGGTGGCGTTGCAGCAGCGACGCGGGGCCACCAGCAGCCGGTCCACCGTCGGGACCGTCACCACCCTGTCCAACCTGCTGCGGATGCTGATGTCGCGGGCCGGGACCTATCCGCCCGGCGCCACCGAACGCCTGGACTCCGATGCGTTCTCCTCGAACACCGTCGTCGGCGCATGCCCGGACTGCCACGGCCTGGGCCGTATCCACCGGGTCACCGAACAGACCTTGGTGCACGACCCGACGCTGACCATCCGCGAGGGCGCGGTCTCGGCCTGGCCGGGCGCCTGGCAGGGCCAGAACCTGCGCGACATCCTCATCACACTCGGCTACGACATCGACAAACCGTGGCGCAAACTGCCCAAGCGCCAACGTGATTGGATCCTGTTCACCGACGAGCAGCCCACCGTCGAGATCGACCCGAGCCGGCATCCGGTCACTGCGGAGTACTACTACAACGGCACCTTCTCCAGCGCCGAACGCCACATCCGGCACACCTTGGCGAACTCGCAGAGCGCGATGATGCGACGCCGTGCCCTGCAGTACGTGGACAGCATCGACTGCCCGGCGTGCGGCGGCGCCGGCCTGCGGCCCGAGGCACTCGCGGTGACCTTCGCCGGCCACAACATCGCCGAACTGGTGGCGCTGCCACTACAGATGCTCGCCGATGTACTCGAACCCGCCGCCACCAGAACCGAATTCGACGCCGCCTACGAGTCCACCGAATCCGGCGAGCACACCGAGGTGGCCACCATGATCGCCGCCGATCTGGTGGCCCGGATCGCGGTGCTGGTCGACCTCGGGCTGGGCTACCTGAGCCTGAATCGGCGCACCCCGTCGGTGTCGCCCGGTGAACTGCAACGCCTGCGGCTGGCCAGCCAGCTGCGCGCCGGGCTGTTCGGCGTGCTCTACGTCCTCGACGAGCCGTCGGCGGGTCTGCACCCGGCCGACGCCGAGACCCTGCTCGAGGTGCTGGACCGGCTGCGGCGCGCCGGGAACTCACTGTTCGTCGTCGAACACGATATGGACGTGGTGCGCCGCGCGGACTGGATCGTCGACGTCGGCCCCGGTGCCGGGGAGCAGGGCGGTGACGTGCTCTACAGCGGCCCGGTGGCCGGGCTGGCCGACGTCGAGCGCTCGATCACCCGGCGCTACCTGTTCGATGCCCGGCCGACGTCGAGAACCACGACCCGGACGCCGACAGGCACGCTGAGCCTGCGCGGCATCGCCTTCCACAACCTGCGCGGTGTCGACGTGGACATCCCGTTGGGCACGTTCGTCGCGGTCACCGGGGTGTCCGGCTCGGGCAAGTCGACGCTGGTCTGCAAGGTGCTCGGCGACGTGATCGCCCGCGAACTGGGCATCTCCGAGCCGGTCGAGGACAGCGGCGACGGTGACACCGAACTACTCGACATCGACCAGGACGCCAGTATCGGGGTGCGCGTGGACGGGGCCGAGGTGATCGACCGACTGGTCACCGTGGACCAGAAGCCCATCGGACGGACACCGCGGTCCAACCTGGCGACCTATACCGGGCTGTTCGACGCGGTGCGAAAAGCGTTCGCCGACACCGAGGAAGCCCGTCGGCGCGGCTGGAGCGCCGGGCGGTTCTCGTTCAACGTGGCCGCCGGCCGGTGCGACACGTGCCAGGGCGAGGGTTTCGTCGCGGTGGAGCTGCTGTTCCTGCCCGGTACCTATGCCAGGTGCCCGGCGTGCGGCGGCGCCCGCTATTCGGACGAGACACTGGAGGTCACCTACCGGGACCGCACCATCGCCGACGTGCTGGCCATGACCGTGGACGAGGCCGGCGAGTTCCTGGCCGATCTACCCAGCGCGGCAAGGAGTCTGGCCACCCTGCGCGACGTCGGGCTGGGGTATCTGCGGCTCGGGCAACCGGCCACCGAACTGTCCGGCGGCGAGGCGCAACGCATCAAACTGGCCACCGAACTGCAGCGCGCCAAGCGCGGGCACACGGTGTATGTGCTCGACGAGCCCACCACCGGCCTGCACCCCGCCGACGTGGAGCTGTTGGAGGCCCAGCTACACCGCCTGGTCGACGCCGGGAACACCGTCGTGGTGGCCGAACACGATATGTCCGTGGTGGCCGGGGCCGACCACGTCATCGACCTGGGCCCAGGGGGTGGGGACGCGGGTGGCACGGTGGTGGTGGCGGGCACCCCACGGCGGGTGGCCGCGCACAAGACCAGCCGCACCGCACCGTATCTGGCCGCGGCCCTGACCTGA